One Candidatus Binatia bacterium genomic window, TGATCGCCGCGGAGATCGCCAAGATCCACACGATCGAATGGACGCCGCAGTTGCTTTACAACGAGCCTGCCTACCTGGCCATGAACGGGAATTGGAGCGGCCTCTTTGACGGCAAGGAGTTCGTCAAAACCATCCTCGAAAAGATCGGCGCAAAGATTGCCACGGACCCGAAAAAGACGGCCGTATGGCGTTCCGTCCGCGCGTCCCTGGAAGGAATCGTCGGCACGGGCAGCGACGCTTGCGCCGAGCGGGCGATCTTCGCCCGCGACCAGCGCGGCCGGGGTGATCCCGGCTGCATCAACGGCGGGACCAATCATTTCGGATCGCCGTTCAATTTTCCGGAAGAGTTCGTGACCGTCTATCGTCTCCACGCCATGGTCCCCGATCTCATCGAGTACCGCGAATGGGATAGAGACGCGAATTTGATCCGGAACAAGATTCCGGTCGTGGACACTTTCCGCGCCGGGGCGACCGCGGCGATGCAGCGGCGCGGCCTCGCCAACTGGGCGCTCTCCATGGGACGACAGCGCGTCGGGCGGCTGGCGCTGCGGAATCATCCGCAGTTTTTGCAGAACCTAGAATTGCCGCGCCTGCATACGGGCACAGGAAAAATCGACGTGGCAGCGCTCGACATTCTTCGGGATCGAGAGCGCGGCGTGCCGCGCTTCAACGAGTTTCGCCGGCAGTATGGACTCAAGCAACTCACGAGCTTTAATGATTTTATAGACGCACGCATTCCCAAGGACTCACCCGAGCGGGTAGAAGAGGAGAAGTTGGCGGGTTTCTTGCGCGAAGTTTACGGACAGCACAAATGCGACGCGTCGAAGATCATCACCGCGGCGCAACTCGATGACGACGGCACGAAGATCAACGACTGCCTGGGCCATCCGAACGGCAGCATGGTGGATAACGTCGAGGACGTCGATACCGTCGTCGGCTGGCTCGCCGAATCGATTCGCCCGCACGGCTTCGCCATCTCCGAGACGCAGTTCCAGGTCTTCATCCTGAACGCCTCCCGGCGGCTCTTCAGTGACCGGTTTTTTACTTCGAGCTTCCGCCCCGAGTTCTATACGAAGTTTGGACTCGATTGGGTGACCAACAACGGTCCCGGCGGGAAACAGATGGAGGAGGGGAGACCGAACGACCACGATATGGAAATTTCTCCATTGAAGCGCGTTCTGCTAAGAACCATCCCCGAATTGAAACCTGAATTGGATCACGTCGTCAACGCCTTCGACCCGTGGGCGCGCGACCGCGGCGATTACTATTCGCTTCAATGGAAGCCGCGCAAAGGGGCCGAAACGAACGCAGCGTTCAAGTAGGGCGCTTCTAAAATCTTCCCTTGTTCGAATCTTACAGGTATTTCCCGCCTGAGGATTCGGGTGTTCGCCCGATTGTCTGTTAGACGCTCCTCCTGTAATTACCGTAGGGTCCACTAGATTTCCTCAAGGTTCAGCTCGTGCAGGCGGGGTTGCGTAACGACACCATGGCCAAATCAATTCTCGTGGTGGACGACGAACAGCATTTCCTGGAGCTCCTCATCCGAATTCTCGGCAAGAGGGAGTTTGAAGTCCATCCCGCGCCGAGCGGTACCGAGGCCTTGAATCTCCTCGAACAAAAATCTTTCGACCTGGCGCTACTGGATATCAGAATGGGCCCGATGAACGGCATCCAACTGCTCGATGAAATCAAAAAGAGACAACCCGACATCAAGGCGGTGATGATGACCGCCTATCCGACTTCCGAAACCCGCGGCCAAGCGCTGGAAAAAGGGGCCGCGGCCTACCTCTCCAAGCCTCTCGATTTGGAAGAGCTCGTAAAGACCATCGAATTGCTCCTACCCCATTGACAAAGACCGTAGGTCGGGTAGGTCCTTAACTGCGTGACAAGCGAGCGCCGGAAAGCCTCTAAGACCAAGAAGGGGACAGCATGAGGGGTGAAGTTGCAGAGCGTATCTCGAAGTTAAAGCAGGGGGATCATGCCTGCCTGATCTATAATGATGACCCCGCCGAGCAAATGGCGGCGCTCGTTCCTTATATCAAAGAAGGTTTGGAAGAAGGCGAACAGTGCATCTATGTCGCCGACGATCAGACGATCGAGGAGGTCGCCCACGCGCTTGAGATCGGCGGCATCAACGTCGTTCGGGAATCCGAGCGCGGAGCTTTACGCCTCTGGACACGTCGCGAATGGCGCCAACCGGGCGAGCTCGACTCCGCCAGCAAATCCCTCCAGGTGCGCCGGCTCATAGACGAAGGGCTGAAGGCCGGCTTTAAGGGCGTTCGGTTCGCCGTGGAAATGACCTGGACCCTGGGTCCCGATATCAGCGTCGATAGGCTGAAACACTGGGAAGCGACGATCAATACCCTATTCGTCCCCGGCGTGCCGGGGCGGATTGTCTGTCAGTATAGCCGAAGCCGCCTTTCCGCCGCTGTGATAGAGGCGGGCCTGCGGACACACCCCATCGCCATCCTGGACGATCTCTGTGTCAATCTCTTCTATGAGGCGCCGCTCCTTCTTGAAAGCAAATCCGAGACGGAAAAATTGGACTGGATGATTTCCCAGCTCAAGAAAGCGCACCAGGCGGAAAAGGCAGGTGAGAAAGAAATTCGGCAGGAGTCCCAGGCGCTGCTGGCAGCCATTGTCGAGTCTTCCGACGACGCCATCATCAGCAAAACGCTGGACGGCATCATTACTTCCTGGAACAAAGGCGCCGAGCGTATGTTCGGCTACTCGGTTCAAGAGGCGATCGGGCGGCCGATTACGCTGATTATCCCGCCTGAACGGCAGGACGAGGAGGGGTCGATTCTAGAACGGCTTCGGCGGGGAGAGCGGATCGAGCACTACGAGACGCTTCGCGTCTCGAAGGAGGGCCGGCTCATCGATGTCTCCCTTACCGTATCGCCGGTTCGGGACGCGAACGGCCGTATCCTTGGGGCGTCGAAAGTTGCGCGCGACATCACGGCGCGGCGGCGGATGGAAGAAGCGCTCAGGGAGAGCGAGCAAAAGCTGCGGCGGCAGGCGGAGGAGTTGGAGCAGCAGCTCATCGCCTCCGGCCGCCTCGTCTCCCTCGGCGAGATCACGGCTTCAATGGCGCACGAGTTCAACAATCCCCTGGGAATCGTCATGGGCTTCGCCGAGGATCTGCTGAGCGAGAAAGATCCATCCAGCCCGGACTACCAGCCGCTCAAGATCATCAGCGACGAAGCGAAGCGCTGTAAAAACATCATGCAGGACCTCTTGAATTACTCGCGGCCGAGAAGAACTGAAATGGGGCAAATCGATATCGGAAAGCTGGTCGAAAAGAGTCTGCATCTCATGACGAACCGTCTTTACAAGCAAAAGATTAAAAGCGCTATCGAAGTCGAGCTTGGTCTGCCGGATATCCTCGCCGACGCGCAGCAGTTGGAGCAAGTCCTGGTGAATCTTTACCTCAACGCGATCGATGCTATGCCCGAAGGTGGGACGTTGAGCGTCCGAGTCGGGCGCGACCGCGAGGAGGGCCGAATCGCCGTCTCGGTGACCGATACCGGGTTCGGGATAGGTGCTGAAGTGTTGCCGAAGATTTTTCAACCGTTTTTCAGCGTGAAGAAAAAAAGCGGCTTGGGTTTGGGGCTTCCGATATGCGACCGGATCATCAGGAACCACGGCGGCAGGATCGAGGTCGAGAGCCGGCCGCACCAGGGAACGACCTTCAGGATTTATTTGCCCTTGGAGCAGAGACTCGCGCGTGAGGAGAGCCCAAGCGAATGGGTCGCCGAATCGCAGCCTGGGAAATAGAAAGAAGATACTTCGACGACGCTCCGTTCCGAAATGGATCGGAATCGCGGAGATTCAGAACTCCACGAAAATATCCTTGGCGCCTTCGCCGGTGAGCTGTTTGATCGTGGTGATGCGGTCGCTGAATTCCTTCAATGTGCCGAGCGAGCTGGGACCGACGTCGATCAGAATCGAATAGAGCGAAAACCCGAGCCGTTCTTTTTCGTCACGGAAATTCTCCGCCCACTCCGGCGTCACCTGGCACTCGCCGTCGGTGATGAACACGACGTCGCCTTTCTTGTACTTCGACTTCTTGAGACATTCGAGAGCGGCGTCGAGCGGTTTTTGAAAGTCCGTGCCGCCGCCGGGAAAATACTCGGCCAGGTCCATGACCTTTTCCATCTCCATCTCGTAGCGCGCGCGGGGGTTCATGTCGAGCACCTGGAGCGGCGCGTCGTCGGAAGAGAAGCAGATCGAGCGGAACAGCCGGCGCTGGCGCCGGGCGATTTCCAGCAAGGTCAGCGCTACGGCCTTGGACCAGATCTCCTTGTCGCCCGCCATCGACGAGCTGCCGTCGAGGCAGACGACCATCGGGCCTTTGCCTTTCTCCTCGACGCCGCGCAGCGAATACTGGAGCAGCTCCTGGTCCAGCAGCCGGCGTTGAAAGTCTTTGCGCAGGAGCGGATGCGAGAGCGTGAGCAGCTCGGGCGGTAGCAGGCGATGCACGGCGTCGCCGCGCTCCACTTCCAGGATCTCCTCGCTCGAACGCTCGAAGATTTTCTTCCGCAGCGCGAGCGCGTGAAATTTCATCCGTCCGATCATCCGGCTGAGCTTCTTGAGCTTTTCGTTCCCCGCGAGTCGCTTGCCCAGCTCCAACTTTTGTCCCGGAGGCGAGCGATAGCCGGAGCCCAGGCTCTGTCCCCATTGTTCCGCCTCTTCGGCCGCCTCTTCGAGGCGCTGCGCCGCCTTGATCGCCTCGGCCTGGAAGCGCTGTGTCACTTGCGTCTCCTTCTGCTTCAGCTCTTCCGCCAGCCGCTGCGCTTTCTGGCGTAAGAGTGCCTCGGCGCCGTCCATTTCGCCTTCCACTTTGTCTTTGGCGCGCTCAAGAACCTTTTGCTTGTCTTTGCCGGCCGCTTGTTCATTCGTGAATTTTTCAGCTTCCGTAAACTCCGCCTGTTTCTCGACCAGAACCTCCTCCTGTTTTTTGATATCCCACAGGTCGAGCATTTCCCGGCGCGTCAGCATCTTTTCGGCTTTCAGGAGAGAGATCAGGCTCTCGCCAAGAAGCAGAGTGCACAGGCCGGCCTTGGCTTCGTCGAGGAGGGTCATCTCGCGCAGAATCGAGTACAGGTCGCCCTGGCGCAGCGCGCTCAGAAAGGTGCGATTGAAGAGCCCGCTCTGCCTTAGCTCGGTGTCTTTTTGGAATGTGACGTTATACTTGAATAGGACGCAGAAAACGTCTTGCAGCAAAGAGTCGAAGTGGGGGAGAAACGTCCCGCCGGTTTCCTCGATGGCGCGGAGCGAAGGAGAGTCGGCGCGGAGCTGGCTGAAAACCCGCCGGTCGTAAGCGTCGCTCTCGATCCAGGACGATTCTATAG contains:
- a CDS encoding MEDS domain-containing protein, with amino-acid sequence MRGEVAERISKLKQGDHACLIYNDDPAEQMAALVPYIKEGLEEGEQCIYVADDQTIEEVAHALEIGGINVVRESERGALRLWTRREWRQPGELDSASKSLQVRRLIDEGLKAGFKGVRFAVEMTWTLGPDISVDRLKHWEATINTLFVPGVPGRIVCQYSRSRLSAAVIEAGLRTHPIAILDDLCVNLFYEAPLLLESKSETEKLDWMISQLKKAHQAEKAGEKEIRQESQALLAAIVESSDDAIISKTLDGIITSWNKGAERMFGYSVQEAIGRPITLIIPPERQDEEGSILERLRRGERIEHYETLRVSKEGRLIDVSLTVSPVRDANGRILGASKVARDITARRRMEEALRESEQKLRRQAEELEQQLIASGRLVSLGEITASMAHEFNNPLGIVMGFAEDLLSEKDPSSPDYQPLKIISDEAKRCKNIMQDLLNYSRPRRTEMGQIDIGKLVEKSLHLMTNRLYKQKIKSAIEVELGLPDILADAQQLEQVLVNLYLNAIDAMPEGGTLSVRVGRDREEGRIAVSVTDTGFGIGAEVLPKIFQPFFSVKKKSGLGLGLPICDRIIRNHGGRIEVESRPHQGTTFRIYLPLEQRLAREESPSEWVAESQPGK
- a CDS encoding VWA domain-containing protein, which codes for MPAKKKQKPPKKRTITPLPIESSWIESDAYDRRVFSQLRADSPSLRAIEETGGTFLPHFDSLLQDVFCVLFKYNVTFQKDTELRQSGLFNRTFLSALRQGDLYSILREMTLLDEAKAGLCTLLLGESLISLLKAEKMLTRREMLDLWDIKKQEEVLVEKQAEFTEAEKFTNEQAAGKDKQKVLERAKDKVEGEMDGAEALLRQKAQRLAEELKQKETQVTQRFQAEAIKAAQRLEEAAEEAEQWGQSLGSGYRSPPGQKLELGKRLAGNEKLKKLSRMIGRMKFHALALRKKIFERSSEEILEVERGDAVHRLLPPELLTLSHPLLRKDFQRRLLDQELLQYSLRGVEEKGKGPMVVCLDGSSSMAGDKEIWSKAVALTLLEIARRQRRLFRSICFSSDDAPLQVLDMNPRARYEMEMEKVMDLAEYFPGGGTDFQKPLDAALECLKKSKYKKGDVVFITDGECQVTPEWAENFRDEKERLGFSLYSILIDVGPSSLGTLKEFSDRITTIKQLTGEGAKDIFVEF
- a CDS encoding response regulator translates to MAKSILVVDDEQHFLELLIRILGKREFEVHPAPSGTEALNLLEQKSFDLALLDIRMGPMNGIQLLDEIKKRQPDIKAVMMTAYPTSETRGQALEKGAAAYLSKPLDLEELVKTIELLLPH
- a CDS encoding peroxidase family protein, which encodes IAAEIAKIHTIEWTPQLLYNEPAYLAMNGNWSGLFDGKEFVKTILEKIGAKIATDPKKTAVWRSVRASLEGIVGTGSDACAERAIFARDQRGRGDPGCINGGTNHFGSPFNFPEEFVTVYRLHAMVPDLIEYREWDRDANLIRNKIPVVDTFRAGATAAMQRRGLANWALSMGRQRVGRLALRNHPQFLQNLELPRLHTGTGKIDVAALDILRDRERGVPRFNEFRRQYGLKQLTSFNDFIDARIPKDSPERVEEEKLAGFLREVYGQHKCDASKIITAAQLDDDGTKINDCLGHPNGSMVDNVEDVDTVVGWLAESIRPHGFAISETQFQVFILNASRRLFSDRFFTSSFRPEFYTKFGLDWVTNNGPGGKQMEEGRPNDHDMEISPLKRVLLRTIPELKPELDHVVNAFDPWARDRGDYYSLQWKPRKGAETNAAFK